GCACCCGCCGGCTCACCGCCGACTGCGTGGCAGGAACGCGCGTTTGGCGAAGTCCCCGAGACGCAAGAAGATTATCGGGCAGCGGCCCGCCAAGTGGCCGCATCGTTGGCCAAGCAAGCCTATCGGCGACCGCCCTCCGATGCCGAGCTCAATGTACTGATCAACGTATTTGACTTGGGGCGGCAAAACGAACTCTCCTACCAAGCCGCTGTGCGGTTGATGCTCAAGGCGATCCTGGTTTCGCCGCAATTTCTGTTCATTACCCCGGCGGATGATCTGGATCCCGAGGCCGGAATTGTTCCGCTCGACGATTATCAACTCGCTTCGCGTTTGTCGTACCTGTTGTGGGCGACGTTGCCCGACGACGAGCTGATGGAGCTCGCTGATTCTGCAACGCTTCACCAACCATCGATTTTAAAAACGCAAGTCAAACGCATGCTCGAGGATCCGCGATCCCGGGCACTCTTTGACGGTTTCGGTGCCCAGTGGCTGGGACTGGGAGATTTGGATCGCAAGGTGTTTGATCCGGCGAAGTTCCCCGAGATGACCGGTCCCATGCGGACGGCGATGTACGACGAAGCTCGCCTGTATTTTGAAAGCATCGTCCGCGAGAACCAGAGTATCGCGAGTTTCATCGATAGCGATTACACCTACCTCAATGAAGATCTCGCGTCCATCTATGGAATGGATGAAACCGTCACGGGGGCTGAGATGCGGCGGGTGGCGTTAACCGATGATCACCGCGGCGGGATCTTGGGAATGCCCGGAGTGCTCGCGGCGACATCCTTTCCGAACCGTACCAGCCCCGTGATCCGTGGCGTGTGGGTGCTCGAGCAAGTACTTGGAGAGGAAGTCCCGTCTGCGCCGCCTGACGTTCCGGCACTCGAGAAACAGGACCAGCAGTCGATCGCCAACCTATCCCTGCGCGAACGCACCGAGCTGCACCGCAGTGATCCTGTCTGCGCCAATTGCCATCGTTTGCTCGACCCGATCGGGTTCGGACTCGAGAATTTCGATGCCATCGGCCGCTGGCGCGAACAGGACGAGAATGGCGAGCCGATCGACGCC
This genomic window from Allorhodopirellula heiligendammensis contains:
- a CDS encoding DUF1592 domain-containing protein; its protein translation is MAVLAVWCVHSHPCSAESANPNDLAERKADAEKFFRKRVTPFIKTYCLECHQNSRPTEAGLSFTPALDTPGHAAFSEKWKKAAARVKAHDMPPDGMDEPTDEERQMFAAWLDKVKYLSPKDPGTFVIRRLTKAEYGNTLRDLFGVDPAIADALPDEVSGEGYLNSLSPIQLEQYLAIAEEVLNRVLAPAGSPPTAWQERAFGEVPETQEDYRAAARQVAASLAKQAYRRPPSDAELNVLINVFDLGRQNELSYQAAVRLMLKAILVSPQFLFITPADDLDPEAGIVPLDDYQLASRLSYLLWATLPDDELMELADSATLHQPSILKTQVKRMLEDPRSRALFDGFGAQWLGLGDLDRKVFDPAKFPEMTGPMRTAMYDEARLYFESIVRENQSIASFIDSDYTYLNEDLASIYGMDETVTGAEMRRVALTDDHRGGILGMPGVLAATSFPNRTSPVIRGVWVLEQVLGEEVPSAPPDVPALEKQDQQSIANLSLRERTELHRSDPVCANCHRLLDPIGFGLENFDAIGRWREQDENGEPIDASGELPDGSRFSTPQELKGMITGRLDDFSRTLVEKMLAYALCRSLEGYDEIVVDELMQEIAQDGYHMQTIVTAVVTSYPFTHRRTE